A stretch of the Streptococcus suis genome encodes the following:
- a CDS encoding GNAT family N-acetyltransferase — protein MNEPDVELVIGSEPLHRACSMYVRYRVFVMEKSIAREDEFDQYDEVGRVYPNLLIHGEPVSTGCFLLTESGTARLTRIATLAPHRGKEYAREIIQKLEKYAKNTNVLCINIHSELTAKTFYEMLGYQPTSEIYLEDGEWCKTLTKNVR, from the coding sequence ATGAATGAACCAGATGTTGAACTGGTTATCGGAAGTGAGCCTTTGCATCGTGCATGTTCTATGTACGTAAGATATCGTGTCTTTGTAATGGAAAAATCCATCGCACGAGAAGATGAGTTTGATCAATATGACGAAGTTGGACGTGTCTATCCCAATCTACTCATTCATGGCGAGCCAGTTTCTACCGGCTGTTTCTTACTAACAGAATCTGGAACTGCAAGATTGACTCGAATTGCTACCCTGGCCCCACACCGTGGGAAGGAATATGCTCGGGAAATTATCCAAAAACTGGAAAAATATGCCAAAAATACGAATGTTTTATGTATAAATATACATTCTGAGTTGACAGCTAAAACATTTTATGAGATGCTTGGTTATCAGCCAACTTCCGAAATCTATTTAGAAGATGGTGAATGGTGTAAGACTCTGACCAAAAATGTAAGGTAA
- the whiA gene encoding DNA-binding protein WhiA has translation MSFTVHVKEELLLQSNQNKSELSAIIKLAGSLGLAFSGLTLSISTENAKIARHIYELFFHFYQIKAEIRHHQKSNLKKNRVYSVFVEDGVNEILNDLHLADSFFGLDTGISPRVLENDSWSQAYLRGAFLASGSVKDPEKGKYQLEIASVYSDHAYDLANLMQKFLLDAKVIERSKGTITYLQRAEDIMDFLLVIGAEDAKTEFENVKLLREARNDLNRATNAEAANIAKTVTASMKTINNIIKIMDKIGIDQLSGDLQEIAQLRIQHPDYSIQQLAESLSQPITKSGVNHRLRKLNKIAEEL, from the coding sequence ATGAGTTTCACAGTGCATGTCAAAGAAGAATTACTGCTTCAATCCAATCAAAACAAAAGTGAACTGTCCGCCATTATCAAGTTGGCTGGTAGTCTTGGTCTTGCTTTCTCAGGGCTGACTCTTTCGATTAGCACTGAAAACGCCAAGATTGCTCGTCATATCTATGAATTGTTCTTTCACTTTTACCAGATAAAAGCAGAAATTCGGCATCATCAAAAGTCAAATTTAAAGAAAAATCGTGTTTATTCGGTTTTTGTGGAAGATGGGGTCAACGAGATTCTCAATGATCTCCATCTGGCTGACAGTTTTTTTGGTTTGGATACAGGGATTTCACCAAGAGTTTTGGAAAATGATTCGTGGAGTCAGGCTTATTTACGTGGAGCTTTTTTAGCAAGTGGTTCTGTAAAGGATCCTGAAAAGGGCAAATACCAATTGGAAATTGCCTCTGTCTATAGTGATCATGCCTATGACTTGGCTAATTTGATGCAGAAATTTTTATTGGATGCAAAGGTTATAGAGCGGTCAAAGGGAACCATTACCTACCTGCAACGGGCAGAAGATATTATGGACTTTCTTTTGGTGATTGGGGCAGAAGATGCAAAGACTGAGTTTGAAAACGTGAAATTGTTACGGGAAGCCCGGAATGATTTAAATCGTGCCACCAATGCTGAAGCGGCCAATATTGCCAAGACAGTCACTGCTAGCATGAAAACCATTAATAATATTATTAAAATAATGGACAAAATCGGTATAGACCAGCTATCGGGTGATTTACAGGAAATTGCCCAATTGCGCATTCAACACCCTGATTATTCGATCCAGCAGTTAGCTGAAAGCCTGTCACAGCCCATCACCAAAAGTGGTGTTAACCATCGTTTACGTAAGTTAAATAAAATTGCAGAAGAATTATAG
- a CDS encoding YvcK family protein: MRKPKITVIGGGTGIPVILKSLRAKDADITAIVTVADDGGSSGEIRQALQVTPPGDLRNVLLAMSDTPRLYEKIFQYRFAESDGPLAGHPLGNLIIAGISEMQGSTYNAMRLLTRFFHTTGRIYPSSEEPLTLHAVFTDGTEVVGESKIADYKGMIGHVYVTNTYNDGEPKASRQVVQSIMDSDLVVLGPGSLYTSILPNIMIPDIGKALCETEAQVVYICNIMTQRGETESFTDANHVSVLNAHLACPFVDTVLVNIEPVPKEYMNTHAFDEYLVQVKHDFRGLEEQGCRIISSNFLKLENGGAFHDGDLVVEELFNILQVRT, encoded by the coding sequence ATGAGGAAACCAAAGATTACAGTGATTGGTGGCGGTACGGGGATTCCTGTGATTTTGAAGAGCCTTCGTGCCAAGGATGCCGATATCACAGCGATTGTGACTGTTGCTGATGATGGAGGTTCGTCAGGCGAGATTCGTCAGGCCTTACAGGTTACTCCTCCGGGTGACTTGCGCAATGTCCTTTTGGCCATGTCAGATACGCCTAGGCTTTATGAAAAGATTTTTCAGTATCGATTTGCTGAATCGGACGGTCCCTTGGCTGGTCATCCTCTGGGAAATTTGATTATCGCGGGTATTTCAGAAATGCAAGGGTCTACATATAACGCCATGCGTTTATTGACACGTTTCTTTCATACGACTGGTAGGATCTATCCATCTAGTGAGGAACCTTTAACGCTTCATGCTGTTTTTACAGATGGGACAGAAGTGGTTGGTGAAAGTAAAATTGCGGACTACAAGGGGATGATTGGTCATGTTTATGTGACGAATACGTATAATGATGGGGAACCGAAAGCCAGCCGTCAAGTAGTACAATCGATTATGGACAGCGACTTGGTTGTCCTTGGTCCGGGCTCCCTATATACGTCCATCCTGCCAAATATCATGATTCCAGATATTGGAAAAGCCCTCTGTGAGACGGAAGCTCAAGTCGTCTATATCTGCAACATCATGACCCAGCGTGGTGAGACAGAGTCTTTCACAGATGCCAATCACGTCAGTGTGTTGAATGCACATCTGGCCTGTCCATTTGTGGATACGGTGTTAGTGAATATTGAGCCTGTTCCAAAAGAATACATGAATACCCATGCTTTTGATGAGTATTTGGTGCAGGTCAAGCATGATTTTCGTGGCTTAGAGGAACAGGGCTGTCGCATCATTTCTTCAAACTTCTTGAAACTAGAAAACGGTGGTGCCTTCCATGATGGGGATTTAGTCGTGGAAGAGTTATTTAACATTCTGCAGGTGCGAACATGA
- the rapZ gene encoding RNase adapter RapZ — MSDKLHLVIVTGMSGAGKTVAIQSFEDLGYFTIDNMPPTLLPKFIELIRHSQDNNKIALVVDMRSRSFFSEIREVLDEIENAEDLDFKILFLDATDTELVARYKETRRSHPLATDGRVLDGIQLERELLAPLKNMSQNVIDTSELTPRNLRKEISEQFASQENQPSFRIEVMSFGFKYGLPLDADLVFDVRFLPNPYYKPELRQLNGLDQSVYDYVMEHEESEEFYKHLLGLIEPILPGYQKEGKSILTIAIGCTGGQHRSVAFAKRLADDLEKNWIVNRSHRDKDRRKETVNRS, encoded by the coding sequence ATGTCAGACAAACTCCATTTGGTCATTGTGACAGGGATGTCGGGTGCGGGTAAGACTGTAGCCATCCAATCCTTTGAGGATTTGGGTTATTTTACCATTGATAATATGCCACCGACTCTCTTACCAAAATTTATAGAATTAATTCGTCATAGTCAGGATAACAACAAGATAGCTCTAGTGGTTGATATGCGGAGCCGATCTTTCTTTTCTGAGATTCGGGAAGTGCTGGACGAAATTGAAAACGCAGAAGATCTCGACTTTAAAATCCTTTTCTTGGATGCGACCGATACAGAGTTGGTTGCACGGTATAAGGAGACACGTCGTTCACACCCTCTGGCTACAGATGGACGAGTATTGGATGGTATTCAGCTTGAGCGTGAACTCTTGGCTCCATTGAAAAATATGAGTCAAAATGTGATTGATACTTCGGAATTGACTCCACGTAATTTACGGAAGGAGATTTCCGAACAATTTGCCAGTCAAGAAAACCAACCGTCTTTTCGGATTGAAGTGATGTCCTTTGGCTTTAAATATGGCCTGCCACTAGATGCGGATTTGGTTTTTGATGTCCGTTTCTTGCCAAATCCTTATTATAAACCAGAGTTACGGCAACTGAATGGCCTTGATCAGTCTGTTTATGATTACGTGATGGAGCATGAGGAATCAGAAGAGTTTTACAAGCATTTGCTTGGTTTGATCGAACCAATTCTGCCAGGCTATCAGAAGGAAGGAAAATCTATTTTGACCATCGCCATTGGATGTACTGGTGGTCAACATAGAAGCGTAGCTTTTGCCAAACGTCTTGCCGACGATTTAGAAAAAAACTGGATTGTCAACCGTAGTCATCGCGACAAGGATAGACGGAAGGAAACGGTCAACCGCTCATGA
- a CDS encoding RidA family protein, whose product MKTIHTDKAPAAIGPYVQGKVVGNFIFASGQVPLSPETGEVVGETIQEQTEQVLKNIGAILAEAGTDFDHVVKTTCFLKNMNDFVAFNEVYKTAFSAEFPARSAVEVARLPRDVKVEIEVIAVIGE is encoded by the coding sequence ATGAAAACGATTCATACAGATAAAGCACCAGCGGCGATTGGACCATATGTACAAGGAAAAGTGGTAGGAAACTTCATATTTGCTTCAGGTCAAGTTCCTCTTTCACCAGAAACTGGTGAAGTTGTTGGGGAAACCATTCAAGAACAGACGGAACAAGTTTTAAAGAATATTGGTGCGATTTTGGCAGAAGCTGGGACAGATTTTGACCATGTGGTGAAGACAACTTGTTTCTTGAAAAACATGAATGATTTTGTAGCATTTAATGAGGTCTACAAAACTGCTTTTTCAGCTGAGTTTCCAGCTCGTTCTGCTGTTGAGGTGGCTCGTTTGCCTCGTGATGTAAAGGTTGAGATAGAAGTAATAGCAGTCATTGGAGAATAG